From Acidaminococcales bacterium, one genomic window encodes:
- a CDS encoding response regulator, with protein sequence MPTEIIALKQEKCVGCNRCVAACPADGANKAIFDGARGRMHLNRERCISCGGCITVCRHESRFYNDDTAEFFAALEQGADIAVLADASLRACFPGYKNLLGYLKSIGAKHIYDTSFGGEIAAWGRRAAAKAEKRPLLYTPCPPVVDYIEKYLPALKDNLAPTESPMLCMAVYLRRYLNLAGRLALLTPCIAARAWTGGDAGLVQYSVTYAHLKDYLAQKNVNVGNCPERDFDAAPGARIPDAGGEPGGRAIGGQAVYGYLSRYLEQKEAGADLPPLSILLNCGDNCSFSVGAGKEDSWKSAAPCPESAAAAKRRPGINLRLEDFARGRARKEAAPVIFLPAGSLEDIYAKLHKADEASRRIDCGACGYGSCAAFAAALLRGENDEKNCVFYLREELKRAQKLNCRLQNQIEENSRQAADLAAAIEVARRASLAKSNFLARMSHEIRTPLNAIIGMSYMARKAKDYAEVAEFLDKIDSASTHLLALINDILDMSKIEAEKFELVEGELRLEKLLIDICNVITVRADEKNQEFIVNVDPRMSTSFKGDGLRLSQVITNLLSNAVKFTPPDGKVSLTVTQAEKGPDSTLVLFEVADSGIGMTEEQLGRLFVPFEQADGGIARKYGGTGLGLAISRKIVNLMGGDITVESKYGQGSVFKFAVNLKNSNKRVGNQLDRSISIDSIRILIIDDSAEILRFFQTLFSAANIYFATAQSSEDALVILRRAKISGRPFNMLFIDWRLPNTDGISLYNKIRAEFGDHFAVILISPAKMNEVKSRAAEAGISRLLPKPLFPSTVINAINEIVGVPPKDTGGVATEGKDFAGKKILLVEDVEINKEIVYSYLEETNAELDWAQNGVEAVEKYLSAGAGGYDLILMDIHMPLMDGFSAARRIRSLEKGGERVPIIAMTANVFKEDVEKCLAAGMDDHLPKPMDYDLTIKKIEQILFAAASRP encoded by the coding sequence ATGCCTACTGAAATTATCGCGCTCAAGCAAGAAAAATGCGTCGGTTGCAATAGATGCGTTGCCGCTTGCCCGGCGGACGGCGCGAACAAAGCGATTTTCGACGGCGCGCGGGGCAGGATGCACTTAAACCGGGAGCGATGTATTTCCTGTGGCGGCTGTATAACCGTTTGCCGCCATGAAAGCCGCTTTTACAATGACGATACGGCAGAATTTTTCGCCGCTTTGGAACAAGGGGCCGATATAGCTGTTTTAGCCGATGCATCGCTTCGCGCTTGTTTTCCCGGCTATAAAAATTTATTGGGCTATTTGAAAAGCATCGGCGCAAAACACATTTACGACACTTCCTTCGGCGGCGAAATCGCCGCCTGGGGAAGGCGCGCCGCCGCCAAAGCCGAAAAGCGCCCGTTGCTTTACACTCCCTGCCCGCCGGTTGTGGATTATATCGAAAAATACCTGCCCGCGTTAAAAGACAACCTCGCTCCGACGGAAAGCCCCATGCTGTGCATGGCCGTTTACCTGCGCCGGTATTTAAACCTGGCAGGCCGCCTGGCCCTTCTGACGCCCTGCATAGCGGCGCGCGCCTGGACAGGCGGCGATGCCGGCCTCGTCCAATACAGCGTAACTTATGCCCATTTAAAAGATTACTTGGCGCAAAAAAACGTCAATGTCGGCAATTGCCCGGAGCGGGATTTTGACGCCGCCCCGGGCGCGCGCATACCGGATGCGGGCGGCGAACCGGGCGGGCGGGCGATCGGCGGGCAAGCTGTTTACGGTTATTTAAGCAGATATCTTGAGCAAAAAGAGGCCGGCGCCGATTTGCCCCCGCTCTCCATACTTTTGAACTGCGGCGACAATTGTTCTTTCAGCGTGGGCGCCGGCAAAGAAGATAGCTGGAAAAGCGCGGCGCCGTGCCCAGAATCGGCCGCTGCCGCAAAGCGGCGGCCGGGAATCAACCTGCGCTTGGAAGACTTCGCCCGCGGCCGCGCGCGCAAAGAAGCGGCGCCCGTCATTTTTTTGCCCGCCGGCTCCTTGGAAGACATCTACGCAAAGCTGCACAAGGCCGACGAAGCATCCCGGCGGATTGACTGCGGCGCCTGCGGGTACGGAAGCTGCGCGGCGTTTGCCGCCGCCTTGCTGCGCGGGGAAAATGACGAAAAAAACTGCGTTTTCTATTTGCGCGAAGAATTAAAACGGGCGCAGAAGCTGAACTGCCGCTTGCAAAACCAGATAGAAGAAAACAGCCGGCAAGCCGCCGACCTCGCGGCCGCCATTGAAGTGGCGCGCAGAGCCAGCTTGGCGAAAAGCAATTTCTTGGCCAGGATGAGCCATGAAATAAGAACGCCCTTAAACGCGATCATCGGCATGTCCTATATGGCGCGCAAAGCCAAGGACTATGCCGAAGTAGCCGAATTCCTCGACAAAATAGACTCGGCTTCCACCCACCTGCTCGCCTTGATCAACGACATTTTGGACATGTCCAAAATCGAGGCGGAAAAATTTGAACTGGTTGAAGGCGAATTGCGCCTGGAAAAGTTGCTCATAGATATTTGCAATGTCATTACCGTGCGCGCGGACGAGAAAAACCAGGAATTCATCGTGAATGTCGACCCGCGCATGAGCACGAGTTTTAAAGGCGACGGCCTGCGCCTGTCGCAGGTCATAACCAATCTTTTGAGCAACGCCGTGAAGTTCACCCCGCCGGACGGCAAGGTTAGCCTGACGGTTACGCAGGCGGAAAAAGGGCCGGACTCCACGCTCGTCCTTTTCGAGGTGGCCGACTCCGGCATCGGCATGACCGAAGAACAGCTCGGCCGTTTGTTTGTCCCCTTTGAGCAGGCGGACGGCGGGATTGCCAGAAAATACGGCGGCACCGGCCTGGGACTGGCCATAAGCAGAAAAATCGTCAACCTGATGGGCGGCGATATAACTGTTGAAAGCAAGTACGGGCAAGGCAGCGTTTTTAAGTTCGCGGTGAATTTGAAAAACAGCAACAAGCGCGTTGGCAACCAGCTTGACCGCAGCATTTCCATCGACAGCATCCGGATACTCATCATAGACGATTCGGCTGAAATACTGCGTTTTTTCCAAACGCTTTTTTCCGCGGCCAACATATATTTCGCCACGGCGCAAAGCAGCGAGGACGCGCTGGTCATATTGCGGCGCGCGAAAATTTCCGGGCGGCCTTTCAACATGTTGTTCATTGACTGGCGGCTGCCGAATACGGACGGCATATCGCTTTACAATAAAATCCGCGCGGAGTTTGGCGATCATTTTGCCGTCATCCTTATATCCCCGGCCAAAATGAACGAAGTCAAAAGCCGGGCGGCCGAGGCCGGCATCAGCAGATTGCTGCCCAAGCCGCTTTTCCCTTCCACCGTCATCAACGCCATAAACGAGATCGTCGGCGTCCCCCCAAAGGATACGGGCGGCGTCGCAACCGAAGGCAAGGACTTTGCGGGCAAAAAGATTTTATTGGTGGAAGATGTTGAAATAAACAAGGAGATAGTTTATTCTTACCTTGAAGAAACGAACGCGGAATTGGATTGGGCGCAAAACGGCGTGGAGGCGGTGGAAAAATACCTGTCCGCCGGCGCGGGGGGGTATGACCTTATCCTGATGGATATCCACATGCCGCTGATGGACGGCTTTAGCGCCGCGCGCCGCATACGGTCGCTGGAAAAGGGCGGCGAACGCGTCCCCATAATCGCCATGACTGCCAACGTTTTCAAAGAAGACGTCGAAAAATGCCTTGCGGCCGGCATGGACGATCATCTGCCCAAACCGATGGATTACGACCTGACCATTAAAAAGATAGAACAAATTCTTTTTGCCGCCGCCTCGCGCCCGTAG
- a CDS encoding Hpt domain-containing protein — MSETGDTAKTLEDYINMAEGVKRVANNKGLYLRLLKNFIAKPHIQELLGAIEQGDFKTAALEAHTIKGVAANLSFPELYAVMQNLESELKEGKTAGFDLALAQSCVETTIKYADQLIAG; from the coding sequence ATGTCTGAAACGGGCGATACGGCAAAAACACTTGAGGATTATATCAATATGGCGGAAGGCGTCAAACGCGTCGCGAACAATAAAGGGCTGTATTTGCGGCTTTTGAAAAATTTTATCGCCAAGCCCCATATTCAGGAGCTTCTTGGAGCCATCGAGCAGGGCGATTTTAAAACCGCCGCCCTGGAGGCTCATACAATTAAAGGCGTTGCCGCCAACCTGTCTTTCCCGGAGTTGTACGCGGTCATGCAAAATTTGGAAAGCGAACTAAAAGAAGGCAAAACAGCAGGGTTCGACTTGGCGCTGGCGCAGTCGTGCGTAGAAACTACCATCAAATACGCCGACCAATTAATAGCAGGATAA
- a CDS encoding DUF362 domain-containing protein — MPRFSPKREMQGNGRRARDMAENKARPQPPDCTRKRGRGFLAACFAAGLLFFVLAGQGCAALDAKKGAAAGDPVKAPAGEGADVYFTGDISGKGLMAVYKKLNANIAGKVVIKLHMGERGNTNYLSPGLLRDLSGAVRGTLADSNVLYGGARAATAGHLALAKEHGFTFAPVDILDADGDSVIPVAGGNRLKEAIVGSHILDYDWLISVAHFKGHGMAGFGGTFKNIAVGVASPRGKRAIHSSGEGTFSSTGEPFLEKVIEYAKAVIDTKKGKALYINVLNNLSVDCDCDARAAHPLMPDIGILASLDPVALEKASLDLIYARPDAEKKHLVERIESKNGAYQIKYAEKIGLGSAKYKLIKID; from the coding sequence ATGCCCAGGTTTTCGCCGAAACGGGAAATGCAGGGCAACGGACGCAGGGCGAGGGATATGGCCGAAAACAAGGCGCGCCCGCAGCCGCCGGATTGTACGCGCAAGCGGGGCCGAGGGTTTTTGGCCGCTTGTTTTGCCGCCGGTTTATTGTTTTTCGTTTTGGCCGGACAGGGCTGCGCCGCTTTGGACGCCAAAAAGGGAGCGGCGGCGGGCGATCCGGTGAAAGCGCCGGCAGGCGAAGGCGCCGATGTTTACTTTACCGGCGATATCAGCGGCAAAGGCCTTATGGCGGTTTATAAAAAACTGAACGCCAATATCGCGGGCAAAGTCGTGATCAAGCTGCACATGGGCGAGCGCGGCAATACGAATTATCTGTCGCCCGGCCTCTTGCGCGACCTTAGCGGCGCCGTCCGGGGCACGCTGGCCGACAGCAATGTGCTGTATGGCGGCGCGCGCGCTGCGACTGCGGGACATTTGGCCTTAGCGAAAGAGCATGGTTTCACTTTCGCGCCGGTAGACATCCTGGACGCAGACGGCGACAGCGTTATACCGGTTGCAGGCGGAAACCGGCTCAAAGAGGCCATTGTTGGCTCGCACATTTTGGATTATGACTGGCTGATCTCGGTCGCCCATTTCAAAGGGCACGGCATGGCCGGATTCGGCGGCACATTTAAGAACATTGCCGTAGGCGTGGCATCGCCGCGGGGCAAAAGGGCGATCCACTCCTCGGGCGAGGGGACGTTTTCCTCAACCGGCGAACCTTTCCTCGAAAAAGTGATTGAATACGCCAAGGCGGTGATTGACACCAAAAAAGGCAAGGCGCTTTACATAAACGTGCTGAACAATCTATCGGTGGACTGTGACTGCGACGCGCGGGCGGCGCATCCTTTGATGCCTGACATCGGCATTCTCGCGTCCCTTGATCCGGTAGCGCTGGAAAAAGCCAGCCTCGATCTTATTTACGCGCGCCCGGACGCGGAGAAAAAGCATTTGGTAGAGCGCATAGAGTCCAAAAACGGCGCCTACCAAATAAAGTACGCGGAAAAAATCGGCCTGGGCAGCGCGAAATACAAACTGATCAAAATAGACTGA
- a CDS encoding DUF4145 domain-containing protein has protein sequence MTAYQCPFCGLSLAMSQDTYVNYFLNFHDVTKFKNNAAVWKRDNLTSIKVAFIKCPNCKKVSIYAFGHSKDLDGLFVNIHPRANYAKYPGYIPEQITSDYQEACSVLEFSERAAAALARRCLRAIIRDYWEINKDTLYEEIRALREFVDAELWQAIDSISQLGGIGERMKQADGLLLDVDPQEAQRLIKLVELLLKEWYVARHNREAIFEEIVNIDLE, from the coding sequence ATGACGGCTTATCAGTGCCCTTTTTGCGGCCTGTCGCTGGCCATGAGCCAAGACACGTACGTTAATTATTTTCTCAATTTCCATGATGTGACAAAATTTAAAAACAACGCGGCAGTTTGGAAACGGGACAACCTTACCTCTATCAAAGTTGCCTTCATCAAATGCCCGAACTGCAAAAAAGTCAGCATTTACGCCTTCGGGCACAGCAAAGATCTTGACGGCCTTTTTGTAAACATACACCCGCGCGCCAATTACGCCAAATATCCCGGATACATACCCGAACAAATCACCTCCGACTACCAAGAGGCTTGTTCGGTGCTGGAATTCAGCGAAAGGGCGGCGGCCGCTTTAGCCAGGCGATGCCTGCGCGCCATAATAAGGGATTACTGGGAAATAAACAAAGACACTTTGTATGAAGAGATCCGCGCCTTGCGCGAATTTGTCGATGCGGAGCTCTGGCAGGCCATCGACAGCATTTCCCAACTTGGCGGCATCGGCGAGCGCATGAAACAGGCGGACGGCCTGCTGCTGGACGTTGACCCGCAGGAAGCGCAGAGGCTGATAAAGCTCGTGGAACTTTTGCTCAAAGAATGGTACGTCGCCCGGCATAACCGCGAAGCTATCTTTGAAGAAATAGTCAACATAGACCTTGAATGA
- a CDS encoding DUF262 domain-containing protein, which yields MKIKLHEIPIREVVAGYKDSAENGVVGYNSRLNVRPAFQREFIYKDKQRDEVIRTVRKDFPLNVMYWVLSDDGNFEVLDGQQRTISICQYINGDYSIDHMGFDNLTKTEQGQILAYPLMVYICEGTDKEKLDWFEIVNMVGEQLSAQERRNAIYTGEWLTESKKYFSKNACPAYAIASDYMRGSPIRQEYLETAVRWIAAKGGDEIEDYMAAHQHDTNCNELWLYFQTVINWVKATFPNYRKEMKGLEWGILYNRHGAGKYDPKQLEARISELMQDDDITKFSGIYEYLLSGEDRKAERLLSIRAFSPKMARTAYERQKGICPACKKPFPIETMQADHITPWSKGGKTTADNCQMLCDDCNRRKSNI from the coding sequence ATGAAAATCAAACTGCATGAAATCCCAATCCGCGAGGTTGTCGCAGGGTACAAGGACAGCGCGGAAAACGGCGTCGTGGGGTACAACAGCCGTCTAAATGTTCGACCTGCCTTTCAGCGCGAGTTTATCTATAAGGATAAACAACGCGACGAGGTTATCCGCACGGTACGAAAAGATTTTCCGCTCAATGTTATGTATTGGGTGCTGTCCGACGACGGCAATTTTGAAGTGCTGGATGGGCAGCAGCGCACAATCAGCATTTGCCAGTACATCAACGGTGACTATTCCATTGACCATATGGGCTTTGACAACCTGACCAAGACAGAGCAAGGGCAAATTTTAGCCTATCCCCTTATGGTTTACATCTGCGAAGGAACGGACAAGGAAAAACTGGACTGGTTTGAAATCGTCAATATGGTAGGCGAACAGCTTTCCGCGCAGGAACGCCGCAACGCCATCTATACGGGTGAATGGCTGACCGAGAGCAAGAAGTATTTCAGCAAAAACGCTTGTCCGGCATATGCCATCGCAAGCGACTACATGCGCGGCTCACCGATACGGCAAGAGTATTTGGAAACTGCCGTACGCTGGATTGCGGCGAAAGGCGGCGACGAAATAGAAGATTATATGGCGGCTCATCAACACGACACGAATTGCAACGAGTTATGGCTATACTTCCAGACCGTCATAAATTGGGTTAAAGCGACGTTCCCAAACTACCGCAAGGAAATGAAAGGGCTTGAATGGGGTATTCTCTATAACAGGCACGGCGCGGGCAAGTACGACCCAAAACAGCTTGAAGCGCGTATATCCGAGCTTATGCAGGACGACGACATAACCAAGTTCAGCGGCATTTACGAGTATCTGCTATCCGGCGAGGACAGGAAGGCGGAACGCCTTTTGAGCATACGCGCCTTCTCGCCGAAAATGGCGCGGACGGCATACGAGCGGCAAAAGGGCATATGTCCGGCATGCAAAAAGCCCTTTCCCATTGAAACAATGCAAGCCGACCATATAACACCATGGAGCAAGGGCGGCAAGACGACCGCCGATAACTGTCAAATGCTCTGTGATGATTGCAATAGGCGCAAGAGCAATATTTAG
- a CDS encoding adenine-specific methyltransferase EcoRI family protein, which yields MAAKAGNSNLHDSSRNKQDEFYTQLSLIESELKHYKGHFRGKVVLCNCDDPYESNFFKYFAINFNSMGLKKLIATCYATSPIVYTQLTLFGAEMAAGAEPGKKKPYKIEIAEVTDETGDGRVGLADVEYLLRNKKNVLTLLQGDGDFRSAECIELLKQADIVVTNPPFSLFREYIAQLMECEKSFAIIGNMNAVTYKEIFPLIATNRLWLGYNSGHYWFAVPDNYEAKATDFKIDENGQKWRRMGNICWFTNLDIEKRHEDMALFRTYSPDVYPKYDNYDAINVDKTADIPCDYYGVMGVPITFLDKYNPEQFEIVAFRKGNDGKDLTYSFTDYSQNVKAEDGTAVQPYSRTAVLPHTHSTGIDTRQQTENASMRDCSFATSIPGMIKSNDGKINGRTTYARITIRRRSLSTQ from the coding sequence ATGGCAGCAAAGGCGGGCAACAGCAATCTGCATGATTCGTCAAGAAACAAGCAAGATGAATTTTATACCCAACTTTCGCTTATCGAGAGCGAACTAAAACACTACAAGGGGCATTTCAGAGGAAAAGTCGTATTATGTAATTGCGACGACCCCTATGAAAGCAACTTTTTCAAATACTTCGCCATCAACTTCAATTCGATGGGGTTAAAAAAACTCATAGCAACGTGTTATGCAACGTCCCCGATTGTTTATACCCAGTTGACGCTATTCGGGGCGGAAATGGCCGCAGGAGCAGAACCGGGCAAAAAAAAGCCATATAAAATCGAAATTGCCGAAGTTACAGACGAAACCGGCGACGGGCGCGTGGGGCTTGCCGACGTAGAATATCTGTTGAGAAACAAAAAGAACGTGCTAACCCTTTTACAAGGCGACGGCGATTTTCGGAGCGCGGAATGCATTGAACTTTTGAAGCAAGCGGATATAGTCGTCACCAACCCGCCCTTTTCACTTTTTCGTGAGTATATAGCGCAACTTATGGAATGTGAAAAGTCGTTTGCCATCATAGGCAACATGAACGCAGTTACTTACAAGGAAATATTTCCATTAATAGCTACCAACAGATTGTGGTTGGGTTATAATAGCGGTCATTATTGGTTTGCCGTTCCCGACAACTACGAGGCAAAGGCGACTGATTTCAAGATAGATGAAAACGGGCAAAAATGGCGCCGCATGGGTAACATTTGCTGGTTTACCAATCTTGACATAGAAAAACGCCATGAGGACATGGCTTTGTTTAGAACGTATTCGCCCGACGTTTACCCTAAATACGACAATTACGACGCAATAAATGTGGATAAAACCGCCGATATACCATGCGACTATTACGGCGTAATGGGTGTGCCGATTACGTTTCTGGATAAATATAATCCAGAACAATTTGAGATTGTCGCGTTCCGAAAAGGCAATGACGGCAAAGACTTGACCTACTCGTTCACAGATTATTCACAAAATGTTAAAGCAGAGGACGGCACAGCCGTACAGCCGTACAGCCGTACAGCCGTACTTCCGCATACTCATTCGACGGGCATAGACACCCGGCAGCAAACGGAGAACGCAAGTATGCGAGACTGCTCATTCGCAACATCAATACCCGGAATGATTAAGAGCAACGACGGCAAAATCAACGGGAGAACAACATATGCTCGTATAACAATACGAAGAAGGAGTTTGTCTACACAATGA
- a CDS encoding helix-turn-helix domain-containing protein, giving the protein MEKKALSLFVVTLYNELSCRMVGARGETMDWITTKQAADEWGITVRRVQALCDNGQVNGATKLADMWVIPKGTQKPLDGRTKAARESKESNMHGGK; this is encoded by the coding sequence GTGGAGAAAAAAGCCCTTTCTTTATTCGTTGTGACGCTGTATAATGAATTGAGTTGTCGGATGGTCGGGGCGCGAGGTGAAACGATGGATTGGATAACCACAAAACAGGCTGCCGATGAATGGGGCATAACAGTGCGACGTGTCCAAGCGCTATGCGATAACGGGCAGGTGAACGGCGCAACTAAGTTGGCAGATATGTGGGTGATTCCCAAGGGCACACAAAAGCCGCTTGATGGCAGGACAAAGGCGGCGCGTGAATCTAAAGAATCCAATATGCACGGGGGCAAGTAA
- a CDS encoding NYN domain-containing protein, protein MNKGAWLLVDGYNVLHNWPAFDKLRVADLSHARDRLADTIADYASFKGCLPAVVFDAYAAKGDAVVEHRPGVDVVFTAEGETADSYIEKAAYRLLREKNDVFVVTGDQSEQMAVLGMGAYRLAVGEFIGDCLKTGRAIAEAGGGGLLAGRREVSERLASEVVTRLEKLRRDD, encoded by the coding sequence ATGAACAAAGGCGCCTGGCTGCTTGTGGACGGTTACAATGTGCTTCATAACTGGCCGGCCTTTGACAAGCTGCGGGTGGCGGATCTGTCGCACGCCCGCGACCGGCTGGCGGACACTATAGCTGATTACGCCTCTTTTAAGGGCTGCCTTCCGGCCGTCGTGTTCGATGCCTACGCGGCGAAAGGTGATGCCGTGGTGGAACACCGGCCAGGGGTTGACGTGGTGTTCACCGCCGAAGGCGAAACTGCCGATTCATATATAGAAAAGGCTGCTTACCGCCTTTTGCGGGAAAAGAACGACGTCTTTGTCGTTACCGGCGACCAAAGCGAACAAATGGCCGTGTTGGGCATGGGCGCTTACCGCCTGGCCGTCGGCGAATTTATTGGCGATTGCCTGAAAACAGGCCGCGCGATCGCCGAAGCGGGCGGCGGCGGGCTTTTGGCCGGTCGCCGGGAAGTGTCCGAGCGCCTTGCTTCGGAGGTCGTAACCAGGCTGGAAAAACTTAGGCGGGACGACTGA
- the rlmB gene encoding 23S rRNA (guanosine(2251)-2'-O)-methyltransferase RlmB: protein MADDLLLGRKSVLEALKAGREIDRVIVQEGPRQGSIKELLYLAGEKGVPVNTAPKARLDAIAKGTPHQGVAAFAAQIHYREIEDALAAAAAKNEPPFLVLLAGIQDPHNTGAIIRTAAAAGAHGALIPEKRGCQITPAVMRAAAGGAEHIPIVRIGNITGTLKELKKRGLWIVGADAGAGADYREAELDWPLALVIGGEDKGMARLVRETCDIVVRIPMPGKALTLNASVAAALLIYEVLRKRGAGKHL from the coding sequence ATGGCCGATGACCTTTTGCTCGGGCGCAAAAGCGTGCTGGAAGCGCTGAAAGCCGGCCGGGAGATCGACCGCGTAATCGTGCAGGAAGGGCCGCGGCAGGGCAGCATAAAAGAACTGCTTTACCTGGCCGGGGAAAAGGGCGTGCCGGTAAACACGGCCCCGAAAGCCCGCCTGGATGCGATAGCCAAAGGGACGCCGCACCAAGGGGTGGCCGCTTTTGCCGCGCAAATTCATTACCGGGAAATAGAAGACGCGCTGGCGGCGGCCGCCGCCAAAAATGAACCGCCTTTTCTGGTGTTGCTGGCCGGGATTCAAGACCCGCACAATACCGGCGCGATCATCCGTACCGCCGCCGCCGCCGGCGCCCACGGGGCGCTCATCCCCGAAAAGCGCGGCTGCCAGATAACGCCGGCGGTCATGCGCGCGGCGGCGGGCGGAGCCGAACATATTCCGATCGTGCGGATCGGCAACATAACCGGGACGCTGAAAGAACTGAAAAAGCGGGGTTTGTGGATAGTCGGGGCTGACGCGGGCGCGGGCGCCGATTACCGGGAGGCGGAACTTGATTGGCCGCTGGCGCTGGTCATCGGCGGCGAAGATAAAGGCATGGCGAGGCTGGTCAGGGAAACCTGCGACATCGTCGTCCGCATCCCCATGCCGGGAAAAGCCTTGACGCTGAACGCGTCAGTCGCGGCCGCCCTGCTTATTTACGAAGTGTTGAGAAAGCGCGGCGCGGGGAAACACTTATGA
- the thyX gene encoding FAD-dependent thymidylate synthase, translated as MNVELLYYTPEPERAVALAGRLCYSPSGLGELAARLDEASARGFVRRLAAMGHLSTFEHASFTFAAEGISRVLTHQLVRHRIASYSQQSQRYVFEGDFAAITPLSVENNPAAKQKFHLLMDEIQKTYNELTALGIDKEDARYVLPNAAGTRIIITMNARSLLNFFQLRCCLRAQWEIRRLAEGMLGKARAVAPALFEKAGPSCVAERVCREGEKTCGRLAALLKEDGARDGR; from the coding sequence ATGAATGTCGAACTTTTATATTACACGCCGGAACCGGAGCGGGCGGTCGCCCTGGCGGGGCGGCTCTGCTATTCGCCGTCCGGACTCGGCGAGTTGGCTGCACGGCTTGATGAAGCGTCCGCGCGCGGCTTTGTCCGCCGGCTGGCGGCAATGGGGCATTTGTCCACATTTGAGCACGCTTCCTTTACTTTCGCGGCGGAAGGCATCTCGCGCGTTTTGACCCATCAACTGGTGCGCCACCGGATAGCGTCCTATTCGCAGCAATCGCAGCGGTACGTGTTTGAAGGCGACTTTGCCGCGATAACTCCTTTGTCGGTAGAAAACAACCCGGCGGCCAAACAAAAATTTCATCTGCTGATGGACGAAATCCAAAAGACCTATAACGAGCTTACCGCCCTTGGAATAGACAAAGAAGACGCGCGTTACGTCCTTCCCAACGCGGCGGGCACGCGGATCATCATAACGATGAACGCGCGCTCTTTGCTTAACTTTTTTCAATTGCGCTGCTGCTTGCGGGCGCAATGGGAAATCAGGCGGCTGGCGGAGGGCATGTTGGGAAAAGCCCGCGCGGTCGCGCCGGCGCTTTTTGAAAAAGCCGGGCCATCCTGCGTTGCCGAGCGCGTCTGCCGCGAAGGGGAAAAAACCTGCGGGCGCCTGGCCGCGCTTTTAAAAGAGGACGGGGCGCGCGATGGCCGATGA
- a CDS encoding ribonuclease III, giving the protein MRFEQYRFLKEKLLSLAILADSRERTPQPAPLVLAYIGDAVFSLYVRERLAAAERGKVRVLNDVGAQIVCAAAQASALDEIWPLLVPEEAAVVRRGSNAKSSAPKNATVREYRQSTGFECLLGWLHWRGDSGRLCLLMDKAFCFLVENLRKRAID; this is encoded by the coding sequence ATGAGGTTTGAGCAATACCGCTTTTTAAAAGAAAAACTTCTCTCTTTAGCCATCTTGGCGGACAGTCGGGAAAGAACGCCGCAGCCCGCGCCCTTGGTTCTGGCCTACATAGGCGACGCGGTGTTTTCCCTCTACGTCCGCGAGCGGCTGGCGGCAGCCGAGCGCGGCAAAGTGCGCGTACTCAACGATGTGGGCGCGCAGATTGTTTGCGCGGCGGCGCAGGCAAGTGCGCTGGATGAAATTTGGCCGCTTTTGGTGCCGGAGGAAGCGGCGGTTGTCCGCCGCGGGAGCAACGCCAAATCTTCCGCGCCCAAAAACGCCACGGTACGCGAATACCGGCAAAGCACGGGCTTCGAGTGCTTGCTGGGCTGGCTGCATTGGCGCGGGGATAGTGGGCGGCTTTGTTTACTGATGGACAAGGCTTTCTGTTTCTTGGTCGAAAACTTACGAAAAAGGGCAATTGATTGA